A stretch of the Aegilops tauschii subsp. strangulata cultivar AL8/78 chromosome 4, Aet v6.0, whole genome shotgun sequence genome encodes the following:
- the LOC141021682 gene encoding uncharacterized protein — protein sequence MVIKLDFSKAFDTLSWESLHAILHCRGFPPKFTAWIQDILSTGKTAVMLNGIPGNWINCKNGLRQGDPISPYLSIIVADLLQQMITQHCDARHLTHPLFTHLPPTVLQYADDTLIIAKASNDAAMQLKHILQNFAMATGLTINYTKTTLDFQVSPGPDERYLNGGLTFSTRAAYQLVMADTDDDPHAIAIWSSCVPNRVKIFAWLLFRGRLNSKSNLIHKHIVPDALCPRCGFDGETASHIFLDCPLAQRIWQRIGLSPPNSIDNLWDCRLPNQLDALIWHSILRIILWKMWDSRNAMTFKQQNHHSIFTLKQIIDDLMLWTHRMKKPAHKQAASSWRSYFLSRLHVLM from the exons ATGGTCATAAAACTAGACTTCAGCAAAGCCTTCGACACTCTCTCCTGGGAATCTCTCCACGCTATCCTCCACTGCCGCGGCTTCCCGCCAAAATTCACGGCCTGGATCCAGGATATCCTCTCAACAGGAAAAACGGCCGTCATGCTCAACGGGATCCCAGGAAACTGGATAAACTGCAAGAACGGACTCAGACAAGGAGACCCCATATCACCCTACCTTTCCATCATCGTTGCTGACCTCCTTCAACAAATGATCACACAACACTGCGACGCTCGACACCTCACACACCCCCTGTTCACACACCTGCCACCAACCGTTCTACAATATGCCGATGACACCCTCATAATCGCCAAGGCATCCAATGACGCCGCCATGCAGCTAAAGCACATTCTCCAAAATTTTGCCATGGCTACAGGCCTCACGATAAACTACACAAAAACCACTCTC GACTTCCAGGTGTCGCCGGGACCGGACGAGCGCTACCTAAACGGTGGCCTCACTTTCTCTACACGGGCCGCCTATCAGCTGGTCATGGCCGACACTGATGACGACCCTCATGCCATTGCAATTTGGTCTTCATGCGTTCCAAACCGTGTGAAAATCTTTGCATGGCTTCTGTTTCGTGGAAGACTCAACTCCAAAAGCAACCTTATCCACAAGCACATCGTGCCAGACGCGCTATGTCCCCGTTGTGGGTTCGACGGGGAGACCGCCTCGCATATCTTCCTAGACTGCCCCCTCGCTCAGAGAATATGGCAGCGAATCGGTCTATCACCACCCAACTCCATCGACAACCTTTGGGACTGCCGCCTCCCCAACCAGCTTGACGCGCTAATTTGGCACTCCATCCTCCGCATCATCCTATGGAAAATGTGGGACTCCAGAAACGCCATGACTTTCAAGCAACAGAACCACCACAGCATCTTCACCCTCAAGCAAATCATTGATGACCTTATGCTCTGGACGCACCGGATGAAGAAGCCGGCACATAAGCAGGCCGCCTCCTCATGGCGTTCCTATTTCTTATCACGCTTACACGTGCTTATGTAA
- the LOC109777431 gene encoding uncharacterized protein, with protein sequence MLGAARGGSTCPRPRCCVEGIEASLCIRATWPRRTGQMLPIRPQRRRCTVPPVRGPRAASGERIFKAGAGAPPYSRLAPLSALRSRSHPILAAPPMPTDHGSSSDGGHQAQCRHRGASVDVELRAAMALADMAGAGAGAAADHALPAQHLRHAAAPAAQAAMEQEDEELASTRLSLELGNVGIQSSPCSSSSSGAGQQPPQSSAAVTGYGLSRPRHMLTEAEKEAKRLRRVLANRESARQTILRRQAIRDELARKVADLASQNENMKKEKDMVLEQYLTLKETNKQLKQQVAKTTKKKPSSTPAITPMDIAPPAQSAEATPPQTPPQPSFLYSAPPTSMPVPYVWGSWPPCGPGVYEHGGNPAGMAGHAPPPLCVPPACAWYYPVVAAATDPRGSPPAYVQPFQEPTGSGGTAGEDTDDDPCSLTLAIDAADKKSPAACPNAYQSGSGVVGAVGLQVALSGREKAATAAEARKRRKELTKLKQMHAGSRHGAGEHW encoded by the exons ATGCTGGGCGCCGCACGCGGCGGCTCCACGTGTCCACGCCCCCGCTGCTGCGTGGAAGGAATAGAGGCCTCCCTGTGCATACGCGCGACGTGGCCGCGCCGGACGGGCCAGATGCTCCCCATCCGGCCGCAGAGGCGCCGGTGCACGGTACCACCTGTCCGAGGCCCTCGCGCCGCCTCCGGGGAGAGGATATTTAAAGCGGGGGCAGGGGCCCCGCCGTACTCTCGCTTGGCACCGCTCTCCGCCTTGCGCTCGAGATCTCATCCCATCCTCGCCGCCCCACCCATGCCGACTGATCACGGCAGCAGCAGCGACGGCGGCCACCAGGCGCAATGTCGGCACAGGGGCGCCAGCGTCGACGTCGAGCTCCGCGCCGCCATGGCGCTGGCCGACATGGCGGGGGCCGGGGCCGGGGCGGCCGCCGACCACGCGCTCCCGGCGCAGCAcctgcgccacgccgccgccccaGCTGCTCAG GCGGCGATGGAGCAGGAGGACGAGGAGCTGGCGAGCACGAGGCTGAGCCTTGAGCTGGGCAACGTCGGCATCCAGTCCTCCCCTTGCTCCAGCAGCTCCAGCGGCGCCGGGCAGCAACCGCCGCAGTCGTCCGCGGCCGTGACGGGATACGGCCTCAGCAGACCGCGGCACATGCTCACCGAGGCAGAGAAGGAGGCGAAGCGGCTGCGGCGCGTGCTCGCGAACCGGGAGTCCGCCCGGCAAACCATCCTCCGCCGCCAG GCGATCCGGGACGAACTGGCGAGAAAAGTCGCGGATTTAGCGTCGCAGAACGAGAACATGAAGAAG GAGAAGGACATGGTGCTGGAACAGTACCTCACGCTCAAGGAGACGAACAAGCAGCTGAAACAACAG GTGGCCAAGACGACCAAGAAGAAGCCATCGTCTACACCAGCGATCACGCCCATGGACATCGCGCCCCCGGCACAGAGCGCGGAGGCCACCCCGCCGCAGACGCCACCGCAGCCAAGCTTCCTCTACAGCGCGCCGCCGACGTCCATGCCTGTGCCCTACGTCTGGGGCTCCTGGCCGCCGTGCGGGCCGGGTGTTTACGAGCATGGCGGCAACCCGGCTGGCATGGCGGGACACGCCCCGCCGCCGCTCTGCGTCCCGCCGGCCTGCGCGTGGTACTACCCCGTCGTTGCCGCTGCCACCGACCCCCGCGGCTCGCCGCCGGCCTACGTGCAGCCGTTCCAGGAGCCGACAGGCAGTGGCGGGACGGCCGGGGAGGACACCGACGACGACCCTTGCTCGCTGACCCTCGCCATCGATGCTGCCGACAAGAAGAGCCCCGCCGCCTGCCCCAACGCTTACCAAAGTGGCAGCGGCGTGGTGGGGGCAGTGGGGCTGCAGGTCGCGCTTAGCGGCAGAGAgaaggcggcgacggcggcggaggcgaggaagaggaggaaggagCTCACCAAGCTGAAGCAGATGCACGCCGGAAGCCGCCATGGCGCTGGCGAGCACTGGTGA